CCTCCTCGGGAAGCTCCTCTAAAAGGGGAATCCGCCCATCTATGGGGATGGCCTGGCCCGGGGTGATCCCCCAGGTGACCGTGGGGGCGATCCCCTCGGCCCGGAAGGTGACCACGTCGTCGTAGGGGGCGTCGGGGTCGGAGCGGAAGGAAAGCCACCTCCTCTTGGCCTCCTCCCACTCGGGCCCTTTGGGGCTATAGGGGCGGCCCTCGAGGTAGGCGAAGGTGGTCTCGTCGGGGTTCACGTAGCCGATCCTGGCCCCGCCCTCAATGGACATGTTGCAAAGGGTCATGCGGCTTTCCATGTCCATGGCCTCTACCGTGCTCCCCCCGTACTCGTAGGCGTAGCCCAGGCCCCCCTTCACCCCCAGGTGGCGGATGATGTGGAGGATCACGTCCTTGGCGTAGACCCCGGGGCCAAGCCTCCCCTCCACGTTGATGCGCCGCACCTTGAGCTTCTTCGCCGCCAGGGTCTGGGTGGCGAGGACGTCCCGCACCTGGCTGGTGCCGATGCCGAAGGCCACCGCCCCGAAGGCCCCGTGGGTGGAGGTGTGGGAGTCCCCGCAGGCGATGGTCATCCCGGGCTGGGTGAGGCCCAGCTGGGGGCCGATGACGTGGACGATGCCCTGGTCCCCGCTCCCCAGGTCAAAGAAGGGGATGCCGTGCTCCCTCGTGTTCTCCCTGAGGGCCTCCAGCATGGCCTGGGCCAGGGGGTCCTGGAAGGGTTCGGTGCGGTCGTGGGTGGGGACGATGTGGTCCACGGTGGCGAAGGTGCGGTGGGGAAAGCGCACCTTGAGGCCCAGGTCC
The genomic region above belongs to Thermus sediminis and contains:
- the leuC gene encoding 3-isopropylmalate dehydratase large subunit encodes the protein MGRTLYDKVWEAHEVRKLRNGQSQLFIDLHLLHEVTSPQAFGMLKDLGLKVRFPHRTFATVDHIVPTHDRTEPFQDPLAQAMLEALRENTREHGIPFFDLGSGDQGIVHVIGPQLGLTQPGMTIACGDSHTSTHGAFGAVAFGIGTSQVRDVLATQTLAAKKLKVRRINVEGRLGPGVYAKDVILHIIRHLGVKGGLGYAYEYGGSTVEAMDMESRMTLCNMSIEGGARIGYVNPDETTFAYLEGRPYSPKGPEWEEAKRRWLSFRSDPDAPYDDVVTFRAEGIAPTVTWGITPGQAIPIDGRIPLLEELPEEERAVAEEALAYMGFKPGQPIQGVTVQVAFIGSCTNARLSDLREVARHLKGHRVKKGVRALVVPGSEWVAMKAEEEGIAEVFREAGFEWRMPGCSMCLAMNPDRLEGDELCASSSNRNYKGRMGSPRGRTVLMSPLMVAAAAIAGEIADAREVFGIGR